In a single window of the Rhodoferax saidenbachensis genome:
- a CDS encoding MarR family winged helix-turn-helix transcriptional regulator gives MPETASQDSALWRNNHLGHWLRLALERFDSRVMALMAHHPGVPLGLANLAGRGQVGAAHIHITRHLAQSGSRLTDLAQAAGMSKQAMGTLVDQCEAWGMVTREADPLDARARKVQFTATGLAWLAAYQDAVAQAEDEMRAATSPEVATVIAIGLEAYSGQ, from the coding sequence ATGCCTGAAACCGCTTCCCAAGACTCGGCGCTGTGGCGCAACAACCACCTCGGCCACTGGCTGCGCCTGGCGCTGGAGCGCTTTGACAGCCGCGTGATGGCGCTGATGGCCCACCACCCCGGCGTGCCACTGGGTCTGGCCAATCTGGCCGGGCGCGGTCAGGTCGGTGCGGCGCATATCCACATCACCCGCCACCTGGCACAGAGCGGCTCGCGCCTGACCGATCTGGCGCAGGCCGCCGGCATGAGCAAACAGGCCATGGGCACCTTGGTGGACCAATGCGAAGCTTGGGGCATGGTGACCCGCGAAGCCGATCCGCTGGACGCCCGTGCGCGCAAGGTGCAGTTCACCGCCACGGGCCTGGCCTGGCTGGCTGCGTACCAGGATGCGGTGGCGCAGGCCGAAGACGAAATGCGCGCCGCCACCAGCCCCGAAGTGGCCACCGTGATCGCCATTGGACTGGAAGCCTACAGCGGACAGTAG
- a CDS encoding response regulator, producing MRILIAEDDQVLADGLLRALRGAGAAVDHVASGTEADAALMTNTEFDLLILDLGLPKMHGLEVLKKLRGRGSSLPVLILTAADSVDERVKGLDYGADDYMAKPFSLQELEARVRALVRRGMGATSSSIKHGPLTYDQAGRVATIDGKMVELSARELGLLEVLLQRAGRLVSKDQLVERLCEWGEEVSNNAIEVYIHRLRKKIEKGPIRIATVRGLGYCLEKIPG from the coding sequence ATGCGAATTTTGATTGCCGAAGACGACCAGGTACTGGCTGACGGACTGCTGCGTGCCCTGCGCGGCGCGGGCGCGGCGGTGGACCATGTGGCCAGCGGCACCGAGGCCGACGCGGCGCTGATGACCAACACCGAATTCGATCTGCTGATCCTCGACCTGGGTCTGCCCAAGATGCACGGCCTGGAAGTGCTTAAAAAGCTGCGCGGCCGTGGCTCCTCACTCCCCGTGCTGATCCTCACCGCTGCCGACAGCGTGGATGAGCGCGTCAAAGGGCTGGACTACGGCGCCGACGACTACATGGCCAAACCCTTCAGCCTGCAGGAACTCGAAGCCCGCGTGCGCGCCCTGGTGCGCCGCGGCATGGGCGCCACTTCCAGCAGCATCAAACACGGCCCGCTGACCTACGACCAGGCCGGACGTGTGGCCACCATCGACGGCAAGATGGTCGAACTGTCGGCGCGTGAACTGGGCCTGCTCGAAGTGCTGCTGCAACGCGCCGGGCGCCTGGTCAGCAAGGACCAGTTGGTCGAGCGTTTGTGCGAGTGGGGCGAGGAGGTCAGCAACAACGCGATCGAGGTCTACATCCACCGCCTGCGCAAGAAGATCGAGAAAGGCCCCATCCGCATCGCCACCGTGCGCGGCCTGGGCTACTGCCTTGAGAAGATCCCTGGGTAG
- a CDS encoding sensor histidine kinase — translation MKIFQHEQRSLFGEILDWMLTPLLLLWPISLVLTWLVAQSIAGKPFDRALEYNVGALAQLVTAQHNKAQFVLPLPARELLRADDLDTVYYQVLGTRGEYLSGERDLPPPPEDEKITPGEVRLRNAEYRGVDLKVAYMWVPLNLPQSQPALVQVAETMDKRSVLATEIVKGVMLPQFVVLPLAVLLVWLALAQAIKPLNRLEERIRARSPDDMSPLDVEAVPLEVAPLVSSVNDLLMRLKDSIATQKRFLADAAHQLKTPLAGLRMQADLAQREDANAEDLKQSLRQIGRSSIRATHTVNQLLALARAESSGAVLGHQPQDLVRLVMDVVRDSVPRAMDKHIDLGYEGAQPGSDGVFVPGNATLLKEMVRNLLDNAINYTPSQPDKPGVITVRVLVDPFSRVLVLQVEDSGPGIPVAERELVFQPFYRALGTEADGSGLGLPIVLEIARQHHATVTVDDGRPGQTPPGACFTVRFARSN, via the coding sequence GTGAAAATTTTCCAGCACGAGCAACGCTCGCTGTTTGGGGAGATCCTGGACTGGATGCTCACGCCGCTGCTGCTGCTGTGGCCCATCAGCCTGGTGCTGACCTGGCTGGTGGCGCAGAGCATTGCCGGCAAGCCGTTTGACCGCGCACTCGAATACAACGTGGGCGCGCTGGCGCAACTGGTCACGGCCCAGCACAACAAAGCCCAGTTTGTGCTGCCGTTGCCCGCGCGCGAGCTGCTGCGCGCCGATGACCTGGACACCGTGTACTACCAGGTGCTGGGCACCCGTGGCGAATACCTGAGCGGTGAGAGGGACTTGCCCCCGCCCCCCGAAGACGAGAAGATCACGCCGGGCGAAGTCCGCCTGCGCAACGCCGAATACCGCGGTGTGGACCTCAAGGTCGCCTACATGTGGGTGCCGCTGAACCTGCCGCAGTCCCAGCCCGCGCTGGTGCAGGTGGCAGAGACCATGGACAAACGCTCGGTGCTTGCCACCGAAATCGTCAAGGGCGTGATGCTGCCGCAGTTCGTCGTATTGCCGCTGGCCGTGCTGCTGGTCTGGCTGGCGCTGGCCCAGGCGATCAAGCCGCTGAACCGGCTGGAAGAACGCATCCGCGCGCGCAGCCCGGACGACATGAGTCCGCTGGACGTGGAAGCGGTGCCGTTGGAAGTGGCACCGCTGGTGTCTTCCGTAAACGACCTGCTGATGCGCCTGAAGGACTCCATCGCGACGCAAAAACGCTTCCTGGCCGATGCCGCACACCAGCTCAAGACCCCGCTGGCAGGCTTGCGCATGCAGGCCGACCTGGCCCAGCGCGAAGATGCCAATGCCGAAGACCTCAAACAGTCGCTGCGCCAGATCGGGCGTTCCAGTATCCGCGCCACCCACACCGTGAACCAGTTGCTGGCGCTGGCGCGCGCCGAAAGCAGCGGCGCCGTGCTGGGCCACCAGCCCCAGGATCTGGTGCGCCTGGTGATGGACGTGGTGCGCGACAGCGTGCCGCGGGCCATGGACAAACACATTGACCTGGGCTACGAGGGCGCACAGCCCGGCAGTGACGGCGTTTTTGTGCCGGGCAATGCCACGCTGCTCAAGGAAATGGTGCGCAACCTGCTGGACAACGCCATCAACTACACCCCCTCACAGCCCGACAAACCCGGCGTGATCACGGTACGGGTGCTGGTAGACCCGTTCAGTCGGGTGCTGGTGCTACAGGTAGAAGATTCCGGCCCCGGCATTCCCGTGGCCGAACGCGAGCTGGTGTTCCAGCCGTTTTACCGCGCGCTGGGCACCGAGGCCGACGGCTCCGGCCTGGGGCTGCCCATCGTGCTGGAAATTGCGCGCCAACACCATGCCACCGTCACGGTGGACGATGGCCGCCCCGGCCAGACACCACCCGGCGCCTGTTTTACCGTGCGCTTTGCGCGCAGCAACTAG
- a CDS encoding biotin--[acetyl-CoA-carboxylase] ligase → MGRPEFPAGPPQGELAPSGGSDPRSGGAWGQPIQWNAEAIWEAVYPLLPAFTVEVLPEIDSTNTELMRRARAGQLDPVLLVAERQSAGRGRLGRDWQSAAQDQQPNLTFSLGLPLALTDWSGLSLAVGLAVVQSLHADLRLKWPNDVWLDGRKLAGILIETASVGDVRYAVIGIGINIAPCDAEGLRTPPAALSELWPEATAPLVLTRVVLPLVHALRAFEREGFAPLRAAFHTRDLLYGHEVVCSDGLVGMARGVDASGALLVHTDQGLKKISSAEVSVRPTARPAAPTS, encoded by the coding sequence ATGGGAAGGCCGGAATTCCCCGCCGGGCCGCCCCAAGGGGAATTAGCCCCCTCGGGGGGCAGCGACCCGCGTAGCGGCGGAGCGTGGGGGCAACCTATCCAGTGGAATGCAGAGGCCATCTGGGAAGCCGTCTACCCACTGCTGCCCGCGTTCACCGTTGAGGTCCTTCCCGAGATTGACTCGACCAATACCGAGTTGATGCGCCGCGCGCGCGCCGGCCAGCTCGACCCGGTGCTGCTGGTGGCCGAACGCCAAAGCGCAGGCCGCGGGCGCCTGGGGCGTGACTGGCAAAGCGCCGCGCAGGATCAACAACCGAATTTGACGTTCTCTCTGGGCCTGCCATTGGCCTTGACGGACTGGTCTGGCCTGTCACTGGCCGTGGGTTTGGCCGTGGTGCAAAGCCTGCACGCCGACCTGCGCCTGAAGTGGCCCAACGATGTGTGGCTGGATGGCCGCAAGCTGGCCGGCATTCTCATTGAAACCGCTAGCGTGGGCGATGTGCGTTACGCGGTCATTGGTATTGGTATCAATATCGCCCCATGCGACGCTGAAGGCCTGCGCACACCGCCGGCCGCCTTGTCTGAGCTGTGGCCCGAGGCCACGGCCCCGCTGGTGTTGACGCGCGTGGTGCTGCCGCTGGTGCACGCGCTGCGGGCGTTTGAACGCGAAGGTTTTGCGCCGTTGCGAGCCGCCTTCCACACGCGGGACCTGCTGTACGGGCATGAAGTGGTGTGCAGCGACGGCCTGGTGGGCATGGCGCGTGGCGTGGACGCCAGCGGTGCCCTGCTGGTGCATACTGACCAGGGTCTGAAAAAAATCAGCAGTGCGGAGGTCAGCGTGCGACCCACGGCCCGACCCGCTGCGCCAACCTCCTAG
- a CDS encoding SET domain-containing protein: MAKISAVSPATSSSKRIQTRRSGVHGKGVFALQDIAEGETIIEYIGEVISWPEAQRRHPHDPKDPNHTFYFHIDEDHVIDALFGGNSSRWINHSCDANCEADEDGGRVFIKALRNIKAGEELNYDYGLIIDERYTPKLKAEYPCWCGAKKCRGTLLAPKRGKR; the protein is encoded by the coding sequence GTGGCCAAAATTTCTGCGGTTTCCCCGGCGACTTCTTCCAGCAAGCGCATTCAAACCCGCCGCTCCGGTGTGCATGGCAAAGGCGTGTTTGCGCTGCAGGACATCGCCGAAGGCGAGACCATCATCGAGTACATCGGTGAGGTGATTTCCTGGCCCGAGGCGCAGCGCCGCCACCCGCACGACCCCAAGGACCCGAATCACACGTTCTACTTCCACATCGACGAAGACCATGTGATCGACGCCCTGTTTGGCGGCAATTCCTCGCGCTGGATCAATCACTCGTGTGATGCGAATTGCGAGGCGGATGAAGACGGCGGACGCGTCTTTATCAAGGCGCTGCGCAATATCAAGGCCGGTGAAGAGCTGAACTACGACTACGGCCTGATCATCGACGAGCGTTACACGCCCAAACTCAAGGCCGAATACCCTTGCTGGTGCGGCGCCAAGAAGTGCCGCGGCACCTTGCTGGCACCCAAGCGCGGAAAACGCTAA
- a CDS encoding DNA topoisomerase III: MKTLVIAEKPSVAQDIVRALTPTAGKFEKHDEYFESDTYVVSSAVGHLVEIQAPEEFDVKRGKWSFANLPVIPPHFDLKPVDKTKTRLNAVVKLAKRKDVDKIVNACDAGREGELIFRLIEQYAGGAKPLGKPVSRLWLQSMTPQAIRDGFGALRTNAQMQPLADAARCRSEADWLVGINGTRAMTAFNSRDGGFFLTTVGRVQTPTLSVVVEREEQIRKFISRDYWEIHASFGAQAGEYPAKWFNPAHKKDADDAEKKADRVWTEREAQAIADAVRGQQATVTEESKPTTQASPQLFDLTSLQREANGKFGYSAKTTLSIAQSLYERHKALTYPRTDSRYLPEDYVAVAKQTLEMLADSGMKHLAPFAAQAVKGSYVKPTKRVFDNAKVSDHFAIIPTLQAPSGLSEAEQKVYDLVVRRFMAIFFPSAEYQVTTRITTAANHNFKTEGKVLVKPGWLAIYGKEAADEVADAKDGDKGQSLVPVAPGEKVKTDTVDPKGLKTRPPARYSEATLLGAMEGAGKTVEDDELREAMQEKGLGTPATRSSIIEGLIAEKYMLREGRELIPTAKAFQLMTLLRGLDVQELTKAELTGEWEYKLSQMEHGKMSREAFMAEIASMTERMVKKAKEYDRDTIPGDYATLNSPCPNCGGIVKENYRRYTCTGKAGAEEGCGFSFGKSPAGRTFEPAEVEQFLRDKHIGPLDGFRSKAGWPFVAEMVIKFDEEAKNYKLEFDFGDDKAGEESGELIDFSGKETLGVCPKCGGSVFEHGKNYVCNKSVPTMEQPTPTCDFKSGQIILQQPIERAQMTKLLETGKTDLLDKFVSMRTRRAFKAMLAWDAEAGKVNFEFAPSKFPPRKTAAKTAAAKTPAKKVAAKKAPAKKAAAKTTATKEAKPKVPRKTTAASGKTPSAELAAVIGPELVARPQVMKKLWDYIKANNLQDATNKRAINADAKLLKVFGKEQVTMFELAGIAGKHLS; the protein is encoded by the coding sequence ATGAAAACCTTAGTCATTGCCGAGAAGCCTTCCGTAGCCCAAGACATCGTGCGCGCCCTCACGCCCACGGCGGGCAAATTCGAGAAGCACGACGAATACTTTGAGAGCGACACCTACGTTGTCTCCAGCGCGGTCGGCCACCTGGTCGAGATCCAGGCGCCCGAAGAATTCGACGTCAAGCGCGGCAAATGGAGCTTTGCCAACCTGCCGGTGATCCCGCCGCACTTTGACCTCAAACCCGTCGACAAGACCAAGACGCGCCTGAACGCCGTGGTCAAGCTGGCCAAGCGCAAGGACGTGGACAAGATCGTCAACGCCTGTGACGCGGGCCGCGAAGGGGAGCTGATCTTCCGCCTGATCGAGCAATACGCCGGTGGCGCCAAGCCGCTGGGCAAGCCTGTGTCCCGCCTGTGGCTGCAGTCCATGACACCGCAAGCGATCCGCGACGGTTTCGGCGCACTGCGCACCAATGCGCAGATGCAACCGCTGGCCGACGCCGCCCGTTGCCGCTCCGAGGCCGACTGGCTGGTGGGCATCAACGGTACCCGTGCGATGACCGCGTTCAACTCCCGGGATGGCGGCTTCTTCCTGACCACCGTCGGCCGAGTGCAGACGCCTACGCTGTCCGTGGTGGTCGAGCGCGAAGAGCAGATTCGCAAGTTCATCAGCCGCGACTACTGGGAAATCCACGCCTCGTTTGGCGCGCAGGCCGGTGAGTACCCCGCCAAGTGGTTCAACCCTGCGCACAAGAAAGACGCAGACGACGCAGAGAAGAAGGCCGACCGCGTGTGGACCGAGCGCGAAGCGCAAGCGATTGCCGATGCGGTGCGCGGCCAGCAAGCGACTGTTACTGAAGAGAGCAAGCCCACCACCCAGGCATCGCCGCAACTGTTTGACCTGACCAGCCTGCAACGCGAAGCCAACGGCAAGTTTGGCTACTCCGCCAAGACCACGCTGTCGATTGCACAGTCTTTATATGAACGCCACAAGGCGCTGACCTACCCGCGTACCGATTCGCGCTACCTGCCCGAAGACTATGTGGCGGTCGCCAAGCAGACGCTGGAGATGCTGGCCGACAGCGGCATGAAGCACCTCGCGCCATTTGCCGCACAGGCCGTCAAGGGAAGTTATGTGAAGCCGACCAAGCGTGTGTTTGACAACGCCAAGGTGTCGGATCACTTTGCCATCATCCCCACACTGCAGGCACCCTCCGGCCTGTCGGAAGCCGAACAAAAGGTCTACGACCTGGTCGTGCGCCGTTTCATGGCCATCTTCTTCCCCAGCGCGGAATACCAGGTGACAACCCGCATCACGACCGCGGCGAACCACAACTTCAAGACCGAAGGCAAGGTACTGGTCAAGCCGGGCTGGCTGGCGATCTACGGCAAGGAAGCTGCGGACGAAGTGGCTGACGCCAAGGATGGCGACAAGGGCCAAAGCCTGGTGCCTGTCGCGCCTGGCGAAAAGGTCAAGACCGACACCGTGGACCCCAAGGGCCTCAAGACCCGTCCCCCCGCACGTTACTCCGAAGCGACCCTGCTGGGCGCCATGGAAGGCGCGGGCAAGACCGTCGAAGACGACGAACTGCGCGAAGCCATGCAGGAAAAAGGCCTGGGCACACCCGCCACGCGCTCGTCCATCATCGAAGGTTTGATCGCCGAGAAATACATGCTGCGCGAAGGCCGCGAGTTGATCCCCACGGCCAAGGCGTTCCAGCTGATGACGCTACTGCGTGGCCTGGACGTGCAAGAGCTGACCAAGGCCGAACTCACCGGTGAATGGGAATACAAACTCAGCCAGATGGAGCACGGCAAGATGAGCCGCGAGGCCTTCATGGCCGAGATTGCGTCCATGACCGAGCGTATGGTCAAGAAGGCCAAAGAGTACGACCGCGACACCATTCCGGGCGACTACGCCACGCTGAACAGCCCGTGCCCCAACTGCGGCGGCATCGTCAAGGAAAACTACCGCCGCTACACCTGCACCGGCAAAGCGGGCGCCGAAGAAGGCTGCGGCTTCTCGTTTGGCAAGTCACCCGCCGGTCGCACCTTCGAGCCCGCCGAAGTGGAGCAGTTCCTGCGTGACAAACACATCGGCCCACTGGACGGTTTCCGCTCCAAGGCGGGTTGGCCGTTCGTGGCCGAGATGGTCATCAAATTCGACGAAGAGGCCAAGAACTACAAACTGGAGTTCGACTTTGGCGACGACAAGGCCGGTGAAGAGTCGGGCGAGCTGATTGATTTCAGTGGCAAGGAAACGCTGGGCGTGTGCCCCAAGTGCGGCGGCTCGGTGTTCGAACATGGCAAGAACTACGTTTGCAACAAGTCCGTGCCGACGATGGAGCAACCTACACCCACCTGCGACTTCAAGAGCGGTCAGATCATCCTGCAGCAACCGATTGAGCGCGCGCAAATGACCAAGCTGCTGGAAACCGGCAAAACCGATTTGCTGGACAAGTTTGTCTCCATGCGCACGCGCCGCGCCTTCAAGGCGATGCTGGCGTGGGATGCCGAAGCCGGCAAGGTGAACTTCGAGTTCGCACCCAGCAAGTTCCCGCCGCGCAAGACGGCTGCCAAAACAGCGGCTGCTAAGACGCCAGCCAAGAAAGTAGCCGCCAAAAAAGCACCGGCCAAGAAGGCTGCTGCCAAAACCACAGCCACCAAAGAAGCCAAACCAAAAGTGCCGCGCAAGACCACCGCCGCCAGCGGCAAGACACCGAGCGCCGAACTCGCCGCAGTGATCGGGCCAGAGCTGGTCGCACGCCCGCAGGTCATGAAAAAGCTGTGGGACTACATCAAGGCCAACAACCTGCAGGACGCGACCAACAAACGCGCCATCAACGCCGACGCCAAGCTGCTGAAGGTATTTGGCAAGGAGCAGGTCACGATGTTTGAGCTCGCGGGCATTGCGGGCAAACATTTGAGCTGA
- a CDS encoding cation diffusion facilitator family transporter codes for MQFVTPDDDSEHATHTAEERAAVAARSTWVSVAVNVVLSTTQIVVGVLAKSQGLIADGIHSLSDLVSDFVVLFANHHSQKDADLDHPYGHQRFETGASLALGLVLLAVGVGMVWSALQKLETPESIATAHASALWVALGAIAAKELLFRYMLRVAKTVKSSMLVANAWHARSDAASSLVVSIGLIGNLMGYPLLDPIAALIVGFMVGRMGWSFGWDALHDLMDRAVDEQEVQAIRTTVLTTPGVAGVHDIRTRKMGDMVVVDVHIEVDATLTVEAGHNIAVAARAAVMQRHRVLNVMTHVDPAQRPDADHAPPTSP; via the coding sequence ATGCAATTCGTCACCCCCGACGACGACTCCGAACACGCCACGCACACGGCAGAAGAACGTGCTGCCGTTGCAGCGCGCAGCACCTGGGTCAGCGTGGCGGTCAATGTGGTGCTGTCCACCACGCAGATCGTGGTGGGTGTGTTGGCCAAGTCGCAGGGGCTGATTGCCGACGGTATCCATTCGCTGTCGGACCTGGTGTCCGACTTTGTGGTGCTGTTTGCCAACCACCACAGCCAAAAAGACGCAGACCTGGACCATCCCTATGGCCACCAGCGGTTTGAGACCGGTGCATCACTGGCCTTGGGCCTGGTGCTGCTGGCCGTGGGCGTGGGCATGGTCTGGTCGGCATTGCAAAAGCTGGAAACCCCCGAGTCCATTGCGACGGCCCATGCCTCTGCGCTCTGGGTAGCGCTGGGCGCCATCGCTGCGAAGGAACTGCTGTTTCGCTACATGCTGCGCGTGGCCAAAACGGTCAAGTCCAGCATGCTGGTGGCCAACGCCTGGCATGCGCGCTCCGACGCTGCTTCGTCACTGGTCGTCAGCATCGGCCTCATCGGCAACCTCATGGGCTACCCGTTGCTGGACCCGATTGCCGCGTTGATTGTGGGCTTCATGGTGGGCCGCATGGGGTGGAGCTTTGGCTGGGACGCACTGCACGACCTGATGGACCGCGCCGTGGACGAACAAGAAGTTCAGGCCATTCGCACCACTGTGCTGACCACACCCGGCGTGGCCGGTGTGCATGACATCCGCACCCGCAAGATGGGTGACATGGTGGTGGTGGATGTGCACATCGAAGTGGACGCCACGCTCACCGTCGAGGCCGGCCACAACATCGCCGTCGCCGCACGTGCTGCCGTGATGCAGCGCCACCGCGTGCTCAATGTAATGACCCACGTGGACCCGGCGCAGCGCCCCGACGCTGACCATGCGCCCCCCACATCGCCTTAG
- a CDS encoding glutathione S-transferase N-terminal domain-containing protein, which produces MRQTTPTPITHPIAQKWPAQHPERLQLYSLPTPNGVKVSILLEEMGLPYEAHLVSFETNDQMSPAFLALNPNNKIPAILDPNGPGGQPLALFESGAILMYLAEKTGQFIPQDAAGRYETLQWVMFQMGGIGPMFGQLGFFHKFAGKDFEDKRPRDRYVAESKRLLGVLEQRLTGRAWMMGDAYTIADIAIFPWVRGLVGFYGAGDLVGFADFPNVARVLAAFVERPAVVRGLAIPARG; this is translated from the coding sequence ATGCGCCAAACCACCCCAACCCCCATCACCCACCCCATCGCCCAAAAATGGCCTGCCCAGCACCCCGAGCGGCTGCAGCTTTATTCGCTGCCCACGCCCAACGGCGTGAAGGTGTCCATCCTGCTGGAAGAAATGGGCCTGCCCTACGAGGCGCACCTGGTGAGCTTTGAGACCAACGACCAGATGTCGCCGGCCTTCCTCGCGCTCAACCCCAACAACAAGATCCCCGCCATCCTGGACCCCAATGGCCCGGGCGGCCAACCGCTGGCACTCTTCGAATCCGGCGCGATCCTGATGTACCTGGCCGAGAAAACTGGCCAGTTCATCCCCCAGGACGCCGCGGGTCGCTACGAAACCCTGCAGTGGGTGATGTTCCAGATGGGCGGCATTGGCCCCATGTTTGGCCAGCTTGGCTTCTTCCACAAGTTTGCCGGCAAGGACTTTGAAGACAAACGCCCGCGCGACCGTTACGTGGCCGAAAGCAAACGCCTGCTGGGCGTGCTGGAGCAGCGCCTGACCGGGCGCGCGTGGATGATGGGTGACGCATACACCATCGCCGACATCGCCATCTTTCCCTGGGTGCGCGGCCTGGTCGGCTTTTACGGTGCAGGCGACCTGGTGGGCTTTGCCGACTTCCCGAACGTGGCGCGCGTATTGGCGGCGTTTGTGGAGCGGCCCGCCGTCGTGCGCGGCCTCGCCATTCCAGCGCGGGGCTGA
- a CDS encoding DUF3096 domain-containing protein has protein sequence MNVNLALTPLISLIAGILILMVPRLLNYIVAIYLIVIGVVGLFGLH, from the coding sequence ATGAACGTCAATCTCGCCCTGACCCCGCTGATTTCCCTGATCGCAGGCATTCTCATCCTGATGGTGCCGCGCCTGCTGAACTACATCGTGGCCATCTACCTGATCGTGATTGGTGTGGTGGGCCTGTTCGGTTTGCATTAA
- a CDS encoding MlaE family ABC transporter permease, with protein MADSTTSPLPVLERIGRSVAGVGAQGFALLSFVGETALALLGWFTHPARIRWRPILFNLRTAGLDAMPIVGLLSFLLGIVVAYQGAGQLRQYGANIYVTDLVGLSMLREFAPLMSAIIIAGRSGSAYAAQIGTMQVTQEVDAMRTLGIAPLDMLVLPKLIALVIALPLLTVFADVLGVLGGMLMARAQLGVSFHEFLARFPHAVSTTSYLVGIGKAPVFAVIISVIGCFQGFRTRGGADSVGRQTTRAVVQSIFLVILADALFSIAFSVLDL; from the coding sequence GTGGCTGACTCCACCACTTCTCCGCTGCCAGTACTGGAACGTATTGGCCGCTCGGTTGCGGGTGTGGGGGCGCAGGGCTTTGCCTTGCTCAGTTTTGTCGGCGAAACCGCGCTGGCCCTCTTGGGCTGGTTCACGCATCCCGCGCGCATCCGCTGGCGCCCGATCCTTTTCAACCTGCGCACCGCCGGGCTGGACGCCATGCCCATCGTGGGCCTGTTGTCGTTTCTGCTGGGCATTGTGGTGGCTTATCAGGGGGCGGGCCAGTTGCGCCAGTACGGCGCCAACATTTACGTGACCGATCTGGTGGGCCTGTCGATGCTGCGCGAGTTTGCGCCGCTCATGAGCGCCATCATCATCGCCGGGCGCTCCGGCTCTGCCTATGCGGCGCAGATCGGCACCATGCAGGTCACGCAGGAGGTCGATGCCATGCGCACGCTGGGCATTGCGCCGCTGGACATGCTGGTGCTGCCCAAACTCATTGCGCTGGTGATTGCGCTGCCGCTGCTCACGGTGTTTGCCGATGTGCTGGGCGTGCTCGGGGGCATGCTGATGGCGCGTGCGCAACTGGGCGTGAGCTTCCACGAATTTCTGGCCCGCTTTCCGCATGCGGTCAGCACCACGTCCTACCTGGTGGGCATTGGCAAGGCGCCGGTGTTCGCCGTCATCATTTCCGTCATCGGTTGTTTCCAGGGCTTTCGCACCCGGGGTGGTGCCGACAGCGTGGGGCGGCAGACCACCCGTGCGGTGGTGCAGTCCATCTTTCTGGTGATCCTGGCGGACGCCTTGTTCTCCATCGCTTTCAGCGTGCTGGACCTCTGA
- a CDS encoding ABC transporter ATP-binding protein, giving the protein MQTPTATPDMAIEMHDVVTRFGSHVVHNGVNLAVRKAEVLAIIGGSGSGKSTLLREMILLQQPSEGSVRVLGTDLADINDDAALALRQRFGVLFQHGGLFGSLTVLENIGLPLREHRKMTDAEVDTIARAKLDAVGLDVKVGAQLPSELSGGMLKRAALARALVLDPELLFLDEPTAGLDPHSAAGIDALVRTLRDTLDLTVVVITHDLDLLWQVTDRVAVLADGKVQAVAAMAELAQSDNPAVRTFFEGPRARTAQTQAKTQVQPQAEALAGEPS; this is encoded by the coding sequence ATGCAGACACCCACCGCAACCCCTGACATGGCGATTGAGATGCACGACGTGGTCACGCGTTTTGGCAGCCACGTGGTGCACAACGGCGTCAACCTCGCGGTGCGCAAAGCCGAAGTGCTGGCCATCATTGGCGGCAGCGGCTCGGGCAAGTCCACGCTCTTGCGCGAAATGATCCTGTTGCAACAACCCAGCGAAGGCAGCGTACGCGTGCTGGGCACCGATCTGGCGGACATCAACGACGACGCGGCACTCGCGCTGCGCCAGCGTTTTGGTGTGTTGTTCCAACACGGCGGGCTGTTTGGTTCACTCACGGTGCTGGAAAACATTGGCCTGCCGCTGCGCGAACACCGCAAGATGACGGATGCCGAGGTTGACACCATCGCCCGCGCCAAGCTCGATGCCGTGGGACTCGATGTGAAAGTCGGCGCACAACTGCCCTCCGAACTCAGCGGCGGCATGTTGAAACGCGCGGCACTGGCACGCGCATTGGTGCTGGACCCTGAGCTGCTATTTCTGGACGAACCCACCGCCGGGCTGGACCCCCACAGCGCCGCCGGCATTGACGCGCTGGTGCGCACGCTGCGCGACACGCTGGACCTCACCGTAGTGGTCATCACCCACGACCTGGATCTGCTGTGGCAAGTGACCGACCGCGTGGCCGTGCTGGCCGACGGTAAGGTGCAGGCCGTCGCCGCGATGGCCGAGCTGGCGCAAAGCGACAACCCCGCAGTGCGCACATTTTTTGAGGGGCCGCGCGCAAGAACGGCCCAAACGCAGGCAAAAACACAAGTCCAACCGCAGGCCGAAGCGCTTGCCGGGGAGCCATCATAG